One genomic window of Halovivax cerinus includes the following:
- a CDS encoding DUF7344 domain-containing protein — MIVESDAATSRSVVDATGQSDLLAALSNPRRGTILWVLSDADDPVDELELTRNVAAHESRTSPERVTAQEERTVGTSLRHSHLPALASRSLVEWDRADERVALADDVATTQVRTRLQSVPPTGYARHLRTLSHPRRRLVVDVFAREGSPLSVPQLCRRIAAREVDPSGSAPSASTVDRIRISLVHSHLPALSTAGIVTYDDTSGTVAPSDALVG, encoded by the coding sequence ATGATTGTCGAGAGCGACGCCGCAACCTCACGATCGGTCGTCGACGCCACCGGGCAGTCAGACCTCCTCGCGGCGCTCTCGAACCCGCGACGTGGGACGATTCTGTGGGTCCTGTCGGACGCTGACGACCCCGTGGACGAATTGGAACTCACCCGCAACGTAGCGGCCCACGAGTCTCGAACGAGCCCCGAACGCGTCACCGCGCAGGAAGAACGGACGGTGGGTACGTCGCTTCGCCACTCGCACCTTCCGGCACTCGCGTCACGGTCGCTCGTCGAGTGGGACCGGGCGGACGAACGGGTCGCTCTCGCGGACGACGTCGCCACGACGCAGGTGCGAACCCGCCTGCAATCGGTGCCACCGACCGGGTATGCTCGGCATCTCCGGACGCTCTCACATCCCCGCCGGCGGCTCGTCGTCGACGTCTTCGCGCGCGAAGGGTCACCGCTTTCGGTCCCGCAACTGTGCCGGCGCATCGCGGCGAGGGAGGTCGATCCATCGGGGTCCGCCCCGTCGGCGTCGACCGTAGACCGAATCCGCATCTCGCTCGTTCACTCCCACCTCCCAGCGCTCTCCACCGCTGGAATCGTTACCTACGACGACACGTCGGGGACGGTCGCTCCCAGTGACGCACTGGTGGGTTGA
- a CDS encoding ATP-binding protein, with translation MPGADAADEEATAASADDEPDAGTDDARFERTSIESTEAADGIGALSVSRGLRVTEDGEDTTLRAYVTRENRSSIRIGSYLVAPYPDDELLFCRITGLEYAQQFHADDATEIHARRAMRTDDFDEADYKFVASLDPVAVLYEEAGELKRRMTDRVPKPQTTLERASDPSQIKTGLKIPEDGIFLGHLAVGGEKVRTAAEPPTIDYRLNDDYDSGDPLAFRHTLVAGGTGSGKTHAAKNVLRQFVDEERRYPMGDGREVRPAVVQFDPQDEYAQMHDDGDYDDAFARRLDREGIAHGGHEDTVAFVPKVGSATYAADHHRAEQIEFTIPFSMVRDNPWLVAGSGLNDNQYGALVSVLLPRFERNYGSEATYDEFTSFMDDPALREELDESGLVHEATFDAVRRRVIGFGHLFDQSARPITDLVHEFVKPGRLSVVPTYHLSDSRATEAVVLALSSLLIDEKLSNDPTYERIDETPLLLGMDEAHNFLTDADSVQARKVIGKFTDAAKQGRKERLGLFLVTQDPQDIDDAVFKQINTTVVLNLGDEDAIKSVNIPRSLESKVPYMEKGQRVVYSPDNSEPVELIGLPHCLTRHGR, from the coding sequence ATGCCAGGGGCCGATGCAGCCGACGAGGAAGCGACGGCCGCGTCCGCGGACGACGAACCCGACGCGGGGACGGACGACGCCCGGTTCGAACGCACGTCGATCGAGTCGACGGAAGCGGCCGACGGTATCGGAGCACTCTCGGTCTCGCGCGGGCTGCGTGTCACGGAGGACGGCGAGGACACGACGCTCCGGGCGTACGTCACCCGTGAGAACCGCTCGTCGATCAGGATCGGCAGCTACCTCGTCGCACCGTATCCAGACGACGAGTTGCTCTTCTGCCGGATCACTGGACTCGAGTACGCCCAGCAGTTCCACGCCGACGACGCGACTGAAATCCACGCTCGACGGGCGATGCGAACCGACGACTTCGACGAGGCCGACTACAAGTTCGTCGCGAGTCTCGACCCGGTCGCGGTGCTCTACGAGGAAGCCGGGGAGCTCAAGCGACGGATGACCGACCGCGTCCCGAAGCCCCAGACGACACTCGAACGCGCGAGCGATCCATCGCAGATCAAGACCGGGCTGAAGATCCCGGAGGATGGGATCTTCCTCGGGCACCTCGCCGTCGGCGGTGAGAAAGTTCGCACCGCTGCGGAACCACCGACGATCGACTACCGATTGAACGACGACTACGACTCCGGCGATCCGCTGGCCTTCCGGCACACGCTCGTCGCCGGCGGGACCGGCTCCGGGAAGACCCACGCGGCGAAGAACGTCCTCCGGCAGTTCGTCGACGAGGAGCGACGCTACCCGATGGGCGACGGCCGCGAGGTTCGCCCCGCCGTCGTCCAGTTCGACCCGCAGGACGAGTACGCCCAGATGCACGACGACGGGGACTACGACGACGCGTTCGCCCGCCGGCTCGACCGCGAGGGGATCGCCCACGGCGGCCACGAGGACACGGTCGCGTTCGTCCCAAAGGTCGGGTCGGCCACCTACGCGGCCGACCACCACCGCGCCGAGCAGATCGAGTTCACGATCCCCTTCTCGATGGTGCGGGACAATCCGTGGCTCGTCGCCGGGAGCGGCCTCAACGACAATCAGTACGGCGCGCTCGTCTCCGTCCTCCTGCCGCGGTTCGAGCGAAATTACGGGTCGGAGGCGACCTACGACGAGTTCACGAGTTTCATGGACGATCCCGCGCTCCGCGAAGAACTGGACGAGAGCGGACTCGTCCACGAGGCCACGTTCGACGCCGTCCGCCGGCGCGTCATCGGCTTCGGCCACCTGTTCGACCAGTCGGCACGACCCATCACCGATCTGGTCCACGAATTCGTCAAACCCGGTCGCCTCTCGGTCGTCCCAACGTACCACCTGTCGGATTCGCGGGCGACGGAGGCCGTCGTACTCGCACTGTCGAGTCTGCTCATCGACGAGAAGCTCTCGAACGATCCGACCTACGAGCGCATCGACGAGACGCCCCTCCTGCTGGGGATGGACGAGGCGCACAACTTCCTGACCGACGCCGACTCGGTGCAGGCCCGGAAGGTCATCGGGAAGTTCACCGACGCCGCGAAGCAGGGCCGCAAGGAGCGCCTCGGCCTCTTTCTGGTCACGCAGGACCCCCAGGATATCGACGACGCCGTCTTCAAGCAGATCAACACGACGGTGGTCCTCAACCTGGGTGACGAGGACGCCATCAAGAGCGTCAACATCCCCCGATCGCTCGAATCGAAGGTGCCGTACATGGAGAAGGGCCAGCGCGTCGTCTACTCTCCGGACAACTCCGAACCGGTCGAACTGATCGGACTGCCTCACTGCCTGACCAGGCACGGACGGTGA
- a CDS encoding O-acetylhomoserine aminocarboxypropyltransferase/cysteine synthase family protein, with product MADDETPRFDTRTIHAGQEPDSATGARAPPIYQTTSYEFDDTDHAAALFGLEEFGNIYSRIMNPTNAMLEERVASLEGGVGALATSSGMAAFDLATFMLAEAGDNIVSASSLYGGTYTYLTHSVARRGIETKFVDTLDYEAYDAAIDDDTAFVHLETIGNPALVTPDIQRIADIAHDHDVPLFVDNTFATPYLCNPIEHGADLVWHSTTKWLTGAGTTVGGILVDGGTFPWDEGDYPEIAEPNPAYHGVNFYETFGEQAFAIAARTRGLRDLGNQQSPFDAWNTLQKLESLSLRMDRHCENALTVAEYLDDHPDVAWVTYPGLESHETHDNASEHLEGGYGGMITFGLEGGYDAAETVCNEVELTSLLANVGDAKTLIIHPGSTTHQQLTEEEQLTSGVTPDLVRLSVGIEDPADIVADLEQAIEAAN from the coding sequence ATGGCAGACGACGAGACACCACGCTTCGACACGCGGACGATCCACGCCGGGCAGGAACCGGATTCGGCGACCGGCGCTCGCGCCCCGCCGATCTACCAGACCACGTCCTACGAGTTCGACGACACGGACCACGCGGCCGCCCTCTTCGGACTGGAGGAGTTCGGCAACATCTACTCGCGGATCATGAACCCGACGAACGCGATGTTAGAAGAGCGCGTCGCCAGCCTCGAGGGCGGCGTCGGTGCGCTCGCGACCTCGTCCGGGATGGCGGCGTTCGACCTGGCGACGTTCATGCTGGCGGAAGCCGGTGACAACATCGTCTCGGCCTCGTCGCTCTACGGCGGCACGTACACGTATCTTACCCACAGCGTCGCCCGCCGCGGGATCGAGACGAAATTCGTCGACACGCTCGACTACGAGGCGTACGACGCGGCGATCGACGACGACACCGCGTTCGTCCACCTGGAGACGATCGGCAACCCCGCGCTGGTGACGCCGGACATCCAGCGGATCGCGGACATCGCCCACGATCACGACGTCCCGCTGTTCGTCGACAACACGTTCGCGACGCCGTACCTCTGCAATCCGATCGAGCACGGCGCGGACCTGGTCTGGCACTCGACGACGAAGTGGCTCACCGGCGCCGGGACGACCGTCGGCGGGATCCTGGTCGACGGCGGTACCTTCCCGTGGGACGAGGGCGACTATCCAGAGATCGCCGAACCGAACCCCGCCTACCACGGCGTCAACTTCTACGAGACGTTCGGCGAGCAGGCGTTCGCGATCGCCGCCCGCACCCGCGGGCTACGCGATCTCGGCAACCAGCAATCCCCCTTCGACGCCTGGAACACGCTCCAGAAGCTCGAATCGCTCTCGCTCCGGATGGATCGCCACTGCGAGAACGCGCTGACAGTGGCGGAGTACCTGGACGACCACCCCGACGTCGCCTGGGTCACCTATCCCGGCCTCGAGTCCCACGAGACGCACGACAACGCGAGCGAGCACCTGGAAGGCGGCTACGGCGGGATGATAACGTTCGGCCTGGAGGGCGGCTACGACGCGGCCGAGACCGTCTGTAACGAGGTCGAACTGACGAGCCTGCTCGCCAACGTCGGCGACGCGAAGACGCTCATCATCCACCCCGGGAGCACGACCCATCAGCAACTAACCGAGGAGGAACAGTTGACCAGCGGCGTCACGCCAGATCTCGTCCGACTCTCGGTCGGGATCGAGGATCCCGCGGACATCGTCGCCGACCTGGAACAGGCAATCGAGGCCGCGAACTGA
- a CDS encoding alkaline phosphatase PhoX yields MVEFTRRNLLASSTAAALGPGVIGSVGAAGRPDEHDTPEAPYVNGRLKRFATTAKGAEVTGPFVFETGEVLFSVQHPSRDNPAPFDRAGVGVVEGFSFAFDGSNDDFQEVEPPLTNAERGRVKSAAGEFVYLVTEGEEINGGTERWGHPQTLDGTDVADLVGESYEGVGYNPDMNVFVATDDAGAEGYLFTNNETTPGCITRTPISRGGAGSWEANLEDAMELENTDAFRAVGGTRINCYGDLSPWETPLSAEEEYGHPRVNGLVTVSDIVEAGSGVGLRGGSEFFNRPNVGAVEASLEDTFGDDAWTPMGLWSNTGVEKLAYYLGAKPIDRTDGENTSTPIGDVFPNRYRYGKIVEVTEPTAAEPVPVKHHVFGRAAWECPDVLPDERTVYLASDGGAKGIYKFVAEEPIPNYDDRMDVRGTLYAMKAAEIGEGTVGETDLDVEWLELGTASNAEVESWIADYDDVTQVDYLETHAETDWEDDLDAALAEADETVAIEGNRDYITDEEIVEWANQYDERGPDGVDEVLRRVPFLETRAAAKEIGASVEFNKAEGIDSIDDAEPGDYVYFGISSLGGYMTDDRGELRFDEVDTGVVYRARLDEAYDVSRLEPVIVGPNASDPGSLQDVSLVNVDNVSVMDDGRVLCCEDKGTFGRSYPNDAMWVYQPPATLRVGSLALAYDATGTVELTTSALPDGLAGGRVTVTVSHADIAAIADASYVDELALTADPVVASDGSAVEFRFADIEDAVEPGAGETTLASIELESVETGSTDLTIETHAFDDDAGAPIEPDSKPGVVVVGPPPIGDGPGGDAPTDPDGDGKFEDVNGNGRLDYDDVVTLFSHLEDDAVELDPEAFDFNENGRIDYDDVDALYDEL; encoded by the coding sequence ATGGTGGAATTCACCAGACGTAACCTGCTCGCATCATCGACGGCGGCCGCGCTCGGACCCGGCGTGATCGGGAGTGTCGGAGCCGCGGGCCGACCCGACGAACACGACACGCCGGAGGCGCCGTACGTGAACGGACGGCTGAAGCGATTCGCCACGACGGCGAAGGGCGCGGAGGTGACCGGCCCGTTCGTCTTCGAGACGGGCGAGGTGCTCTTCAGCGTCCAGCACCCGAGTCGCGACAATCCGGCGCCGTTCGACCGGGCGGGCGTCGGCGTCGTCGAGGGTTTTTCGTTCGCGTTCGACGGCTCGAACGACGACTTCCAGGAAGTAGAGCCGCCGCTCACGAACGCCGAACGGGGACGGGTGAAATCAGCCGCCGGGGAGTTCGTCTACCTCGTCACGGAGGGCGAGGAGATAAACGGGGGAACGGAGCGCTGGGGGCACCCGCAAACGCTGGACGGGACCGACGTCGCCGATCTCGTAGGGGAGAGCTACGAGGGCGTCGGTTACAACCCCGACATGAACGTCTTCGTGGCGACGGACGACGCCGGGGCCGAGGGGTACCTCTTTACGAACAACGAGACGACGCCCGGCTGCATCACCCGAACCCCGATCAGTCGCGGCGGGGCTGGCTCCTGGGAGGCGAATCTCGAGGACGCGATGGAGCTCGAAAATACCGACGCGTTCCGCGCGGTCGGCGGCACGCGCATCAACTGTTATGGCGACCTGTCGCCCTGGGAGACGCCCCTGTCCGCCGAGGAGGAGTACGGCCACCCGCGAGTGAACGGGCTCGTGACGGTGAGTGACATCGTCGAAGCCGGCAGCGGCGTCGGCCTCCGCGGCGGCAGCGAGTTCTTCAACCGACCGAACGTCGGCGCGGTCGAAGCCTCGCTCGAAGACACCTTCGGCGACGATGCCTGGACACCGATGGGGCTCTGGTCGAACACAGGCGTCGAGAAGTTGGCGTACTACCTCGGCGCCAAGCCTATCGACCGCACCGACGGCGAGAACACCTCGACGCCGATCGGCGACGTCTTCCCCAATCGCTACCGGTACGGGAAGATCGTCGAAGTGACCGAACCCACGGCCGCGGAACCCGTCCCCGTCAAACACCACGTGTTCGGCCGCGCGGCCTGGGAGTGTCCCGACGTGCTGCCCGACGAGCGAACGGTCTACCTCGCATCCGACGGCGGCGCGAAGGGCATCTACAAGTTCGTCGCCGAGGAGCCCATCCCGAACTACGACGACCGAATGGACGTCCGTGGCACGCTGTACGCGATGAAAGCCGCCGAGATCGGCGAGGGAACCGTCGGCGAGACCGACCTCGACGTCGAGTGGCTCGAACTCGGGACGGCGAGTAACGCCGAGGTCGAATCCTGGATCGCCGACTACGACGACGTTACCCAGGTGGACTACCTCGAAACCCACGCCGAGACCGACTGGGAGGACGACCTCGACGCCGCCCTCGCCGAGGCCGACGAGACCGTCGCGATCGAGGGCAACCGGGATTACATCACCGACGAAGAGATCGTCGAGTGGGCCAACCAGTACGACGAACGCGGCCCCGACGGCGTCGACGAGGTGCTTCGTCGGGTACCATTCCTGGAGACGCGCGCCGCGGCGAAGGAAATCGGGGCCAGCGTCGAGTTCAACAAGGCGGAGGGGATCGACTCGATCGACGACGCCGAGCCCGGCGACTACGTCTACTTCGGGATCTCTTCCCTCGGCGGCTACATGACCGACGACCGTGGGGAGCTCCGGTTCGACGAGGTCGACACCGGCGTCGTCTACCGCGCCCGCCTCGACGAGGCCTACGACGTCTCGCGACTGGAGCCCGTGATCGTCGGTCCGAACGCCAGTGATCCCGGTTCCCTGCAGGACGTCTCGCTCGTCAACGTCGACAACGTCTCCGTCATGGACGACGGACGCGTCCTCTGTTGTGAGGACAAGGGGACCTTCGGCCGCTCCTACCCCAACGACGCGATGTGGGTCTACCAGCCGCCAGCGACGCTCCGGGTCGGATCCCTCGCGCTGGCGTACGACGCGACCGGGACGGTCGAGCTGACGACCAGTGCGCTCCCCGACGGACTCGCTGGCGGACGCGTCACGGTGACCGTCTCCCACGCCGACATCGCGGCGATCGCCGACGCGAGCTACGTCGACGAGCTCGCGCTCACCGCCGATCCGGTCGTCGCATCCGACGGATCCGCCGTCGAGTTCCGCTTCGCGGACATCGAAGACGCCGTCGAGCCAGGCGCCGGCGAGACGACGCTCGCGTCGATCGAACTCGAAAGCGTCGAGACGGGGAGTACCGACCTGACGATCGAGACGCACGCCTTCGACGACGATGCAGGTGCACCGATCGAACCCGATTCGAAACCGGGTGTGGTCGTCGTCGGCCCGCCGCCGATCGGTGACGGACCCGGTGGTGACGCGCCGACGGATCCCGACGGGGACGGCAAATTCGAGGACGTCAACGGGAACGGCCGCCTCGACTACGACGACGTCGTCACGCTGTTCTCACACCTGGAGGACGACGCGGTGGAACTCGACCCGGAGGCCTTCGACTTCAACGAGAACGGACGGATCGACTACGACGACGTCGACGCCCTCTACGACGAGCTGTGA
- a CDS encoding DNA double-strand break repair nuclease NurA: protein MTLDPVHFDGIARLARRIDQGASEQDHRDIAETVWTDFLDPLIDDDRVVLEPIAGVDRYLVDTEAVALGDRPYTTEHGLDAGTINPTTFRNGLVIDVAQAAMASTPSDLDMHRSRTVIASVHSNDATASVDDRWDEFDGGYSRSRAVKVPSLPRFAEGVVHALALYMAESEHANEHANEVDDLLILDGPLYPRGLLRWADQHPDLADLLVTEQQPRSILENYVRLVESFVDRSVPLVGFVKNPATRVLSRTVSGKGLDAPWTDDTAFFTRVLERGETVEDVDGRRWERETDALTYTNWFRSRGGVDGPMSRDGDALGVDRSLDPAAYEVTFFVLYDPRDDLCYRIEAPYAFTRDDERREMLTRQLLADVATAGGPPTVIEKADELARISAPEKASLREAFEERFETTADRDYDDRRWGDDVGTNRATGQW from the coding sequence ATGACGCTCGATCCGGTCCACTTCGACGGTATCGCGCGCTTAGCGCGACGGATCGACCAGGGTGCGTCCGAACAGGACCATCGCGACATAGCGGAGACGGTGTGGACGGACTTTCTCGACCCGTTGATCGACGACGATCGGGTCGTGCTCGAACCGATCGCGGGCGTCGATCGCTACCTGGTCGACACCGAGGCGGTCGCCCTCGGCGATCGGCCGTACACGACCGAGCACGGACTGGACGCGGGGACGATAAACCCGACCACGTTCCGGAACGGACTCGTCATCGACGTCGCGCAGGCTGCGATGGCGTCGACCCCGTCTGACCTCGATATGCACCGATCCCGGACTGTCATCGCGTCGGTTCACTCGAACGACGCCACCGCGAGCGTCGACGATCGGTGGGACGAGTTCGACGGTGGCTACAGCCGGAGTCGTGCGGTGAAGGTCCCGTCGCTGCCGCGCTTCGCAGAGGGCGTCGTTCACGCGCTCGCGTTGTACATGGCCGAGAGCGAACACGCGAACGAACACGCGAACGAGGTCGACGACCTGCTGATCCTGGACGGGCCGCTTTACCCGCGCGGCCTGCTCCGTTGGGCGGACCAGCATCCCGACTTGGCCGACCTCCTGGTGACCGAGCAGCAGCCTCGCTCGATCCTCGAGAACTACGTCCGCCTCGTCGAATCATTCGTCGACCGCTCGGTCCCGCTCGTCGGCTTCGTCAAGAATCCCGCGACGCGGGTGCTTTCCAGAACGGTCTCGGGGAAGGGACTCGACGCACCGTGGACGGACGATACCGCATTCTTCACTCGCGTCCTCGAACGTGGCGAGACCGTCGAAGACGTCGACGGACGACGGTGGGAACGCGAGACCGATGCGCTGACGTACACGAACTGGTTCCGCTCGCGCGGCGGCGTGGACGGTCCGATGTCGAGAGACGGCGACGCGCTCGGCGTCGACCGCTCGCTCGACCCGGCCGCGTACGAGGTCACGTTCTTCGTCCTCTACGATCCTCGCGACGATCTCTGTTACCGGATCGAGGCGCCGTACGCGTTCACGCGAGACGACGAGAGACGAGAGATGCTGACGCGACAACTCCTCGCCGACGTCGCGACGGCGGGTGGTCCGCCGACGGTTATCGAGAAGGCCGACGAACTGGCGCGGATCAGTGCCCCGGAGAAGGCCTCCCTTCGCGAGGCCTTCGAAGAGCGCTTCGAGACGACCGCCGATCGCGATTACGACGACCGTCGGTGGGGCGACGACGTCGGTACGAACCGCGCGACAGGTCAGTGGTGA
- a CDS encoding sodium:calcium antiporter: MLQILSLLTLALVGTAVVWVGSTRLEDAAANLAGAYGVPSVVHGAVIAAVGSSTPELVSVLLAATRGEFELGVGAIVGSAVFNLLVIPGIAVVIGDGIETNRDLVYKESLFYMLAVATLLLTFSLAVIYYPVEPANGLISGDVTRGLALVPIVLYVLYVFTQYLDASESETLADEGVDLVRSWVVFLVGLVLIVVGVEALVRAAVGLGDAFGTPAFLWGMTIVAAGSSLPDAFVSIAASQSGRPTVSIANVLGSNTFDLLVAIPAGVVVAGSLQITFDHVVPMMAFLVVATVVFFTISRTKMYLSRREGWLLLVLYGGFVTWLVAESVGLTRLLPT, from the coding sequence GTGCTACAGATACTCTCCCTGCTCACCCTGGCGCTAGTCGGGACGGCCGTCGTCTGGGTCGGAAGCACGAGGCTCGAAGACGCGGCGGCGAACCTCGCGGGCGCCTACGGCGTTCCGTCGGTGGTCCACGGGGCGGTCATCGCCGCCGTCGGGTCGAGCACCCCGGAACTCGTTAGCGTCCTCCTCGCTGCAACACGGGGTGAATTCGAACTCGGTGTGGGCGCGATCGTCGGGTCGGCCGTGTTCAATCTCCTCGTGATCCCGGGGATCGCCGTCGTCATCGGCGATGGAATCGAGACGAATCGCGATCTGGTCTACAAGGAGTCGCTGTTCTACATGCTCGCGGTGGCGACGCTGTTGCTCACGTTCTCACTCGCGGTGATCTACTACCCCGTCGAGCCCGCAAACGGCCTCATTAGCGGTGACGTGACCCGCGGACTCGCGCTGGTCCCCATCGTCCTGTACGTACTGTACGTGTTTACCCAGTACCTGGACGCGTCCGAATCGGAAACGCTGGCGGACGAGGGGGTCGATCTCGTCCGGAGCTGGGTCGTCTTTCTCGTCGGGCTCGTCCTGATCGTCGTCGGGGTGGAGGCGCTGGTACGGGCCGCAGTCGGCCTCGGCGACGCCTTCGGGACGCCCGCGTTCCTCTGGGGCATGACGATTGTCGCCGCCGGTTCGAGTCTTCCGGACGCCTTCGTCAGCATCGCCGCCTCACAGTCCGGTCGGCCGACGGTCTCTATCGCGAACGTCCTCGGCTCGAACACGTTCGACCTGCTGGTGGCGATCCCAGCGGGGGTCGTCGTCGCCGGTTCGCTCCAGATCACGTTCGACCACGTCGTCCCGATGATGGCCTTCCTCGTCGTGGCGACGGTCGTCTTCTTCACCATCTCACGAACGAAGATGTACCTCTCCCGTCGTGAGGGGTGGCTCCTGCTCGTCCTCTACGGGGGATTCGTCACCTGGCTCGTCGCGGAAAGCGTCGGGCTCACGCGTCTGTTGCCGACCTGA
- a CDS encoding DUF7113 family protein, whose product MLTVSGRAGETELTGTIYERGEDAPSFRGAPDQDSAYVWICDEFYEVDSGGAKLELGDRELNVAFESPLPRGFDTKEQAVAAATEHVRTQFLRIGVPSENVDVSVEPGVESRERIH is encoded by the coding sequence ATGCTCACAGTGTCCGGCCGGGCCGGCGAGACAGAACTCACCGGGACGATTTACGAGCGCGGTGAGGACGCCCCGTCGTTTCGCGGGGCGCCGGATCAGGACTCCGCGTACGTCTGGATCTGTGATGAGTTCTACGAGGTCGATAGCGGCGGAGCGAAACTGGAACTCGGCGACCGAGAGCTCAACGTGGCGTTCGAATCGCCGCTGCCGCGCGGGTTCGACACGAAAGAACAGGCAGTCGCGGCCGCGACGGAACACGTTCGAACGCAATTTCTTCGGATCGGTGTCCCGTCGGAGAACGTCGACGTCTCGGTCGAACCCGGCGTCGAATCCAGAGAACGGATCCACTGA
- the gpmI gene encoding 2,3-bisphosphoglycerate-independent phosphoglycerate mutase, with amino-acid sequence MDAALIVLDGWGLAADDLLWDRLADRGHQPPDDSDGRNAVAAAETPTFDRLVDSGAVSTLDAVGRSVGLPSGQMGNSEVGHLTIGSGRVVDQEYTRITDDIANGAFGENAAIDGAYEYARRHDGQVHLLGLVSDGGVHSDQAHLHALVELAADRDVDAVTHAITDGRDTAPTGGRTYLRALEETVEAHGTGHVATVSGRYYAMDRDQNWERTRRAYDAIVDREGAYEAPSAVAAVERSYERGETDEFVEPTLIDGGPALEDGDAVVWFNFRADRARQLTRMLADIRPSDWESEIETSPPEVEVVMLTEYDKTFDLPVAYPPHQPENVLGEVLAGAGKTQLRIAESEKYAHVTYFLNGGREVEFDGERRKIVQSPDVPTYDEQPAMSAPDVVDTAIERVRSDDPDVLVLNFANPDMVGHTGDFDAAIAAVEAVDQGLGRLVDALTEAGAHTLVTADHGNADDMGTTDDPHTAHTTNPVPVVYVGPDGTQSGRTLRDGGTLADLAPTLLSLVGLDRPTEMTGRSLLEE; translated from the coding sequence ATGGACGCGGCGCTGATCGTACTCGACGGGTGGGGGCTCGCCGCCGACGACCTGCTGTGGGATCGACTCGCGGATCGGGGGCACCAGCCGCCCGACGATTCCGACGGACGAAACGCCGTCGCCGCGGCGGAGACGCCCACCTTCGACCGCCTCGTCGATTCGGGGGCGGTCTCGACGCTCGACGCTGTCGGGCGAAGCGTCGGGTTGCCGTCGGGCCAGATGGGAAACAGCGAGGTCGGCCACCTGACGATCGGTTCCGGGCGGGTCGTCGACCAGGAGTACACGCGGATCACGGACGACATCGCGAACGGGGCATTCGGGGAGAACGCGGCCATCGACGGCGCGTACGAGTACGCCCGGCGCCACGACGGTCAAGTGCACCTCCTCGGGCTAGTCAGCGACGGGGGCGTCCACTCGGATCAGGCGCACCTACATGCGCTCGTCGAACTCGCCGCCGACCGCGACGTCGACGCCGTCACCCACGCGATCACGGACGGCCGGGACACGGCTCCGACAGGCGGACGGACCTACCTGCGCGCGCTCGAAGAGACAGTCGAGGCGCACGGCACCGGCCACGTCGCGACCGTCTCCGGACGGTACTACGCCATGGATCGCGACCAGAACTGGGAGCGGACCAGGCGGGCGTACGACGCCATCGTCGATCGGGAGGGCGCGTACGAGGCTCCCTCGGCCGTCGCAGCGGTCGAACGATCCTACGAGCGTGGAGAGACGGACGAGTTCGTCGAACCGACGCTGATCGACGGCGGACCGGCACTCGAAGATGGCGACGCCGTCGTCTGGTTCAACTTCCGGGCCGATCGCGCTCGGCAGCTGACGCGGATGCTCGCCGACATTCGACCGTCCGACTGGGAATCCGAGATCGAGACCAGCCCACCCGAAGTCGAGGTCGTCATGCTGACCGAGTACGACAAGACCTTCGACCTCCCCGTCGCCTACCCGCCCCACCAGCCCGAAAACGTCCTCGGCGAGGTGCTGGCCGGCGCCGGAAAGACCCAGCTACGGATCGCCGAGTCGGAGAAGTACGCCCACGTCACCTACTTCTTGAACGGCGGGCGCGAGGTCGAGTTCGACGGCGAGCGGAGGAAGATCGTCCAGAGTCCGGACGTCCCGACGTACGACGAACAGCCGGCGATGAGCGCGCCCGACGTCGTGGACACGGCGATCGAACGCGTCCGATCCGACGACCCGGACGTCCTCGTCCTCAACTTCGCCAACCCCGACATGGTGGGCCACACCGGCGATTTCGACGCGGCGATTGCCGCGGTCGAGGCGGTGGACCAGGGTCTCGGCCGACTCGTCGACGCGCTAACCGAGGCGGGCGCCCACACGCTGGTCACCGCCGACCACGGAAACGCAGACGACATGGGGACGACCGACGACCCGCACACGGCACACACGACGAATCCGGTCCCCGTCGTCTACGTCGGTCCGGACGGAACGCAAAGCGGACGAACGCTCCGCGACGGCGGGACGCTCGCCGATCTAGCGCCGACGCTCCTCTCGCTCGTCGGACTCGACCGGCCCACAGAGATGACCGGACGGTCACTCCTCGAAGAGTGA